GGCTGCACTCTTGTGAAGACACTCAAGGCACCCGAGTTTCCGCCGGCTGCGAATACCCATCCCCGGCGTGATGGCAGCAAGCAGGTCCATCCTCGTGATGATTCCAAGGAACCGCCAGTCGTCATCACAGACGATGATGTCAACACACCCTCTCCCCGTAAAAGAACGATAGATATCCGCCACCGGAGTCTCCGGGTGCACCCGGGCAAAGTCCGTCTGCATAATTGCGGTGATCGGCGTAGTCTCGGGGTTTGATTTTCCCGCCGGTGCTCGTGTGCCATCATCTGTCATGTGGATAAAGGGGGATCGGCATGGCAGAAGATATAGGTAGCGGTACTGGCGGGACGGATCCTCTGCAAAACTATGTGGCAAGTCATATCAGAATTCCAACCCGGTAATCACCAGTATCGGGTGCTCAGCGATTGATCTTCACCTCTTTCATTCCCATATTAGGAAATTACCAACGACCGCCGTCGTATGCCTGCCCGCACCGTCTGCACGGATGACCCTTCGTGGGTAGAGAATGGGGGGCGCAATCCAGTACTACGAGGAGATGGCAGAATTCTCGTGACATCGCATCCCAGGATGGCTCTCCTGCAAACCAGTAGAGATACATGTAACAGGAGGATGCCTCCTCGAGTTTCCTGATGGCATCCCTGATTTCGTGGACGTTAAGAGAGTACGATGCAAAGACGATGTCATATGGCGGACTGAGATCCTCATCCATGATGACGTCCTCCCACCGTTTCCATACAAGATCGATGTTGCCGATGCCTTCTTCTTAGAGATTCTCATTGAGTACCGACCAGATTACTGTCGATGGCTCCACGGCCGTAACTTTGCGGACCTGTCGTGCAAAGGGAATAGGGAAGATGTAGGGAGGATGGCCGGCCCCCCGCCCCTCCATCGAGCACACGTGATTTGGGTGTCAGGGGAAGCCCACGGATGGTCATTTCTTTTCGCTCTCCGTTGTTCTCCTGTACCATTCTGTAAAACCTGCGTGCAGCGCCCATTTCGTCCCAGAAACTCGCATCCGTGGAATTTCGGTTCGTCTTGTGGTGCTATATCCGCGGTTCATTCCATCCCTCGCCCCAGCCAGTCGTATATACTTCCATACCTGTCTTTCCTTTAAGGTGAACCTGGTTTTCTCAAATATTTGAACCGGCCGCGGATGCGGTCAGGATTGTTTGATGAACATCTCGGAGTAGGGTGCGAACCGCCCTGCATCGACGGGATAGGTGTACCGAATCCCGTCATTGCCGCAGACCATGGAGAGGGGGCGGGCAGATTCGATGTCAATGTCGCCATCGCTGGAAGCATACTGATCGTTCACCTCGAGGCGCTCGACTTTGCCGATTACCAGCGCATATTTTTCCCTGAGGA
Above is a window of Methanogenium organophilum DNA encoding:
- a CDS encoding CBS domain-containing protein; the protein is MTDDGTRAPAGKSNPETTPITAIMQTDFARVHPETPVADIYRSFTGRGCVDIIVCDDDWRFLGIITRMDLLAAITPGMGIRSRRKLGCLECLHKSAALHAGDLMTRSHVTVPRSATVAETLLAMEKNRHPDVIVVDDDGISIGLVEMCDIIAFLVREGEI